One Parafrankia discariae genomic region harbors:
- a CDS encoding radical SAM protein, producing MTVRAPSLTNVARLAAEYAVPIPDVLLMALNLHGLATDIGNGRARMEVRLDQAPAQEWHVIVPTGQPASEYEVAEGALLLSGQPVGTVRLVEHDDAKLGYFRDTGRVITANTNRRSTCTGCVFCPNTMTDANDPRIYREDAEIRALLTSVLAERRWADLSSVREINLSTGCFGEEARALAHLAGLRAILGEHGFGGRLGILTSVIRSAQGLRTFADVGPAAVFLTLECLTRRDVLLKDTKADLTPAEAIQVLRRAREAGVSTGVMLVIGLDDLTDVADWLSEAALYLTDFPNLQIFQSHSPFMSIFRMPGADTIEYFLTARKRLEAVLLPTGLRPQPWQNYRPLWHYGFGSERLLGS from the coding sequence GTGACCGTGCGTGCTCCATCATTGACCAACGTCGCCCGGCTGGCAGCCGAGTACGCCGTCCCCATACCCGACGTACTCCTCATGGCCCTCAACCTGCACGGCCTGGCCACCGACATCGGCAACGGACGCGCTCGGATGGAAGTCCGCCTGGACCAAGCACCGGCTCAGGAGTGGCATGTCATCGTTCCGACCGGCCAACCCGCCAGCGAATATGAGGTGGCAGAAGGCGCGTTGCTGCTGTCGGGGCAGCCGGTGGGCACCGTACGCCTCGTCGAACACGACGACGCCAAGCTCGGCTACTTCCGGGACACCGGGCGGGTCATCACCGCCAACACCAACCGCCGGTCCACCTGCACCGGCTGCGTCTTCTGCCCTAACACCATGACCGATGCCAACGACCCGCGGATTTACCGGGAAGACGCCGAAATCCGGGCCCTGCTGACCTCCGTCCTGGCGGAACGCCGTTGGGCTGATCTGTCCTCGGTACGCGAGATCAACCTCTCGACGGGCTGCTTCGGTGAGGAAGCCCGCGCCCTGGCTCATCTGGCAGGACTGCGCGCCATTCTCGGGGAGCACGGATTCGGCGGTCGTCTCGGCATCCTCACCTCCGTCATCCGCAGTGCCCAAGGCCTGCGGACGTTCGCCGACGTCGGGCCAGCGGCGGTCTTTCTCACGCTGGAGTGCCTGACCCGACGCGACGTGCTCCTGAAAGACACCAAGGCCGATCTCACCCCAGCCGAAGCCATCCAGGTCCTGCGCCGCGCCCGCGAAGCAGGAGTGTCCACCGGTGTGATGCTCGTGATCGGGCTCGACGACCTCACCGATGTCGCCGACTGGCTCAGCGAAGCGGCGCTCTACCTGACCGACTTCCCCAACCTGCAGATCTTCCAGTCCCACAGCCCTTTCATGAGTATCTTTCGGATGCCCGGAGCGGACACCATCGAGTACTTCCTCACCGCGCGTAAGCGCCTTGAGGCGGTCTTGCTGCCCACCGGGTTGCGACCGCAGCCGTGGCAGAACTACCGGCCGCTATGGCACTACGGCTTCGGCTCCGAACGCCTGCTCGGCTCGTGA